GAAGGGGCAGAGCGCGCGGCGATCATCGGCGTGGTCACCGCCTCTGATCGGGCCAGCGCCGGCGTCTATCGAGATGAAAGCGGGCCGGCGATCGTCGCCTATCTCGATCGGATTCTGACGACGCCTTTCAAAATATTACGGCGTATCATTCCGGATGGCTTCGAATCGGTCCGCGATACGCTGATCGAACTGGCCGATAAAGAGGGCTGCGATCTGATTTTGACCACGGGGGGTACGGGCCCGAGCCCGCGCGATTTGACACCGGAGGCGACGGAAGCTGCGGCGCCGCGCGTGCTGCCGGGTTTCGGCGAACTCATGCGCCAAGTGAGCCTGCAACAAGTGCCGACGGCGATCCTGTCGCGGCAGATGGCGGCGCATCGTGGCCCCTGCCTCATCATCAATCTGCCCGGCAAGCCGGCGTCGATCGAAGTCTGCCTCAACGCAGTGTTTCCGGCAGTGCCCTATTGCCTCGATCTCATCGGCGCGGCGCGGATTGACATCAATCCCGCCGCGCTCAAATCCTTCCGGCCCAAACAATGAGCGCAAACTAAGCGACGAGGCGAAAAGCACCCCCCAAAAATGCGCGCATCGAAATCCCCATCCCAGGCTGAGATTGCCGCGCAGCGCTTTGCTGCGTTGACGGCGAATTATCGGCCGCTGCCGGATATCCCCGATGAATTCATCAACGCCAAGGGACAGCAGGCACCGCATTGGGTGAAGTTTCTCAAAGCGCTTTGCGGGCTCGATGCGGAAGATATCGACCGCCGCTTCGGCACGGCCGACCGGCATATTCGCAACGCCGGTGTCAGCTATCGTGCCTATGGCGATACGAGCGAACGCGCCTGGCCGCTCAGCCATCTGCCTTTGCTGATCGAAGCCTCGGAATGGCAGGAGATCGCAACCGGAGTAGCGCAACGCGCCCGACTTCTCGAAGCCGTCGCCTCGGATATCTACGGCCCCGGCACGCTCGTCTCCGGCGGCGATCTGCCCGCCGCCGTCGTGGCCGGCTCACCGGATTTCCTGCATCCGCTCAGCAAGGTCGAGCCGCGCGGCGGCAAGCATCTTTTCCTCTATGCAGCCGATCTGGGGCGTGGACCGGATGGACGCTGGTGGGTCATCGGCGACCGCACCCAGGCGCCGTCCGGCAGCGGCTACGCGCTGGCCAATCGGCTGGTCATGTCACGCGCTTTCCCGTCGCTCTATCGGGACATGAATATCGCGCGCCTGGCGCCTTTCTTTCAGGCGTTTCGGCTTGGCCTCACCGCCATGGCCACACGATCCGACCCGCGCATCTGCCTGCTGACGCCAGGCCCCTATAATGAAACCTATTTCGAACAAGCCTATCTCGCCCGTTATCTCGGCTTCCTCCTCGTCGAGGGCGGCGATCTCACGATGCGCGACAACCAGATCCATGTGCGCACGATCGCCGGCCTGAAACGCGCCGATGTCATCTGGCGCCGGATCGATTCCGACTTTGCCGATCCGCTCGAACTCAACAGCAAGTCGCATTTGGGCGTGCCCGGCCTCGTCGACGCCTTGCGCAACGATGGCGTCGTACTCGCCAATGCTTTGGGCTCGGGCGTTCTCGAAACGCCGGCGCTTCTGAGCTTTCTGCCACGGCTCTGCCAACGCCTGCTTGGCGAGGATCTGCATCTGCCCAATGTCGCGACCTGGTGGTGTGGTCAGAAACATGAGCAAGACGATGTGATCGCCCATCTCGACCGCATGGCGATCATCGGCGCTTACTGCAATCCGGTTCTTGGGCATAAGCCCAACCAGGCTGTGGTCACTGCCACGCTGACATCGGCTGAGAAAAAGCAGTTGATCGGCGATATTCGGCGCCGCGGCGTCGATTTCGTCGGCCAGGAAGTCGTCAAACTGTCGACGACGCCGGTCTGGGACAATGGCAAGCTGACGCCGCGGCCTTTCGTGCTGCGTGTCTATGCGGCACGCACCGAAGACGGCTGGACCGTGATGCCCGGTGGCTTCTGCCGAATTTCCGATCGGCTCGATGCCCGCGCCGTTGCCATGGGCGAAGGCGTGCGGTCCGCCGATGTCTGGGTTCTCGCCGACACGCCGGTCGAGCATGTGTCTCTCTTGCCTACGGATGAGACGGTCCGCATTCGCCGCCTGATGGGCAATCTGCCGAGTCGCGCCGCCGACAATCTCTTCTGGCTCGGGCGCTATCTCGAACGCGCCGAGGCGACCTTACGACTCATCCATTGCCTTGCCGGGCGCATGATCGACACCGATGCGCAGAACAATCCGCAACGGCTCGCCGAACGGATCGGCAGCGTTTTCATTGCCTGGG
The window above is part of the Methylovirgula sp. HY1 genome. Proteins encoded here:
- the mog gene encoding molybdopterin adenylyltransferase is translated as MVEGAERAAIIGVVTASDRASAGVYRDESGPAIVAYLDRILTTPFKILRRIIPDGFESVRDTLIELADKEGCDLILTTGGTGPSPRDLTPEATEAAAPRVLPGFGELMRQVSLQQVPTAILSRQMAAHRGPCLIINLPGKPASIEVCLNAVFPAVPYCLDLIGAARIDINPAALKSFRPKQ
- a CDS encoding circularly permuted type 2 ATP-grasp protein is translated as MRASKSPSQAEIAAQRFAALTANYRPLPDIPDEFINAKGQQAPHWVKFLKALCGLDAEDIDRRFGTADRHIRNAGVSYRAYGDTSERAWPLSHLPLLIEASEWQEIATGVAQRARLLEAVASDIYGPGTLVSGGDLPAAVVAGSPDFLHPLSKVEPRGGKHLFLYAADLGRGPDGRWWVIGDRTQAPSGSGYALANRLVMSRAFPSLYRDMNIARLAPFFQAFRLGLTAMATRSDPRICLLTPGPYNETYFEQAYLARYLGFLLVEGGDLTMRDNQIHVRTIAGLKRADVIWRRIDSDFADPLELNSKSHLGVPGLVDALRNDGVVLANALGSGVLETPALLSFLPRLCQRLLGEDLHLPNVATWWCGQKHEQDDVIAHLDRMAIIGAYCNPVLGHKPNQAVVTATLTSAEKKQLIGDIRRRGVDFVGQEVVKLSTTPVWDNGKLTPRPFVLRVYAARTEDGWTVMPGGFCRISDRLDARAVAMGEGVRSADVWVLADTPVEHVSLLPTDETVRIRRLMGNLPSRAADNLFWLGRYLERAEATLRLIHCLAGRMIDTDAQNNPQRLAERIGSVFIAWGAVPAKAPPEPMRLAATALHGEQEYGSALSLVRDAHRAASFIRERLSTDTWRLIDELAIGLARDEQSLHTEAETIERVDTALHTIAAIAGLAQENMNRGAGWHFLEIGRRIERAINACRFTRHFGHAEAPAEELDLLLDLIDSPITYRSRYMMGVALAPVRDMALLDPFNPRSVAFQVERLADHLAGLPTLSDDGMLESPRRMTVKLSADIATAVANQLDSAKILAFEQMLLGLADAIAARYFLQGPNLARADKSSGLA